The following are from one region of the Rhodopirellula sp. P2 genome:
- a CDS encoding outer membrane protein assembly factor BamB family protein, giving the protein MTVPPPDPTTDESASPGYETANAVPTVAGRVVRHSSKALVALIAGAIVIGLIQSRAPETDYQKALLQSLVAGGITLLVVLYQLQRASLAAGKAWWVPAGCLALILSAVTLLRFESFSGEMVPRFSWRFKNSDTPALKTTPLADANPEDALVESNPSDSQGSWREFLGNNRTGILEERPFAIPTSANQVTRRWDIGIGEGWSSFAVADGIAVTLEQRGELECVTAYRLSDGQLLWLVEHEANHFQALGGGGPRSTPSIMPATDLSPGKVYAQGATGTVWCLNLSDGEILWQRDLLEIAGWSQEDSEAAISWGRSGSPLIVDDLCLIPLGGPDSESDAGRSLIALDAATGETRWRAGEQQISYASPMVMTLGEKRQIVAVNEADITGHDIATGEVLWSFPWEGKSNSGANCAAAIPAGKNQFLIGKGYGGGSSLIEVRRADTPSAADTASSETSDFVVNEIWHSSRILKTKFNHALVHNGIAYALSNGALQAVEIESGKRLWEQSRRERSGQGQAILVEDILVVQAEDGEVVLVAADPEDYRELIRIPALEHKTWNIPTVVDNLILVRNAHQAIALELPQ; this is encoded by the coding sequence ATGACCGTTCCTCCCCCCGATCCAACGACTGACGAATCGGCCTCTCCAGGGTACGAGACCGCGAATGCCGTGCCCACCGTCGCGGGCAGGGTTGTCCGACACAGTTCGAAAGCCTTGGTGGCCCTGATCGCAGGTGCGATTGTGATCGGACTGATTCAGTCACGAGCCCCCGAAACCGATTACCAAAAAGCGTTGCTGCAGAGTTTGGTAGCCGGCGGGATCACTTTGTTGGTCGTTTTGTACCAATTGCAGCGTGCCAGTTTGGCGGCGGGGAAAGCGTGGTGGGTGCCGGCTGGTTGCCTGGCCTTGATCCTCTCGGCGGTCACTCTCCTTCGATTCGAAAGCTTTTCGGGTGAAATGGTCCCCCGATTCTCTTGGCGATTCAAAAACTCGGACACACCCGCCCTCAAAACGACCCCCTTGGCCGATGCCAATCCCGAGGACGCGTTGGTGGAATCCAATCCGTCTGATTCGCAAGGATCGTGGCGAGAATTTTTGGGCAACAACCGAACGGGGATTCTGGAGGAACGTCCGTTCGCAATTCCCACTTCCGCCAATCAAGTGACCCGCCGATGGGACATTGGGATCGGGGAAGGCTGGTCCTCGTTTGCGGTCGCTGATGGCATCGCGGTGACGCTCGAGCAACGGGGTGAGCTGGAATGCGTCACTGCCTATCGACTTTCCGATGGCCAATTGCTTTGGTTGGTCGAGCACGAAGCGAATCATTTTCAAGCACTCGGTGGAGGCGGCCCGCGATCCACCCCATCCATCATGCCCGCGACTGACCTGTCCCCTGGAAAGGTCTATGCCCAAGGTGCCACGGGAACCGTTTGGTGTTTGAACCTCTCCGACGGCGAAATCCTCTGGCAACGTGACCTCTTGGAAATCGCGGGTTGGAGCCAAGAGGACTCGGAAGCAGCCATCTCCTGGGGCCGGTCAGGATCACCACTGATCGTCGACGACCTCTGCCTGATTCCACTGGGCGGCCCCGATTCAGAATCGGATGCCGGCCGATCGCTGATTGCACTGGATGCTGCCACGGGGGAAACACGCTGGCGAGCCGGCGAACAACAAATCAGCTATGCGTCGCCCATGGTCATGACCCTTGGCGAAAAACGCCAGATCGTCGCGGTCAACGAAGCCGACATCACGGGGCACGACATTGCCACGGGCGAAGTTCTGTGGTCGTTCCCTTGGGAAGGCAAATCGAACTCCGGTGCGAACTGTGCCGCCGCGATTCCTGCCGGGAAGAACCAGTTCTTGATCGGCAAAGGCTATGGCGGCGGCAGTTCGTTGATCGAAGTCAGGCGTGCCGACACCCCATCCGCGGCTGACACGGCCTCTTCCGAAACGTCCGACTTCGTGGTGAATGAAATCTGGCATTCATCGCGAATCCTGAAAACCAAATTCAATCACGCTTTGGTCCACAACGGCATCGCGTATGCCTTGAGCAACGGTGCCTTGCAAGCGGTTGAAATCGAATCCGGCAAACGTCTGTGGGAACAATCCCGCCGCGAACGTTCTGGGCAAGGACAAGCGATCTTGGTTGAAGATATTTTGGTCGTTCAAGCCGAGGACGGGGAAGTGGTGCTGGTCGCTGCTGATCCCGAGGACTACCGCGAGCTGATTCGCATCCCTGCTCTGGAACACAAGACCTGGAACATTCCCACCGTGGTCGACAACCTGATCCTTGTTCGAAATGCACACCAAGCCATCGCACTGGAGCTTCCTCAATGA